A section of the Carya illinoinensis cultivar Pawnee chromosome 12, C.illinoinensisPawnee_v1, whole genome shotgun sequence genome encodes:
- the LOC122288933 gene encoding proline-rich receptor-like protein kinase PERK2, which yields MALPRFALLLTILSLTLIASSINAQLAPSPAPTGSISQPPTTMTTPPPTTMATPPPSAATPPPTSPTGAPAPSTPSMPSPQASPPVSSPPPAEQNSPSVSPSSPPSPEAPSSMPASPSSSSSPAPGSPSSPTAPAGNAPASPSDGSAAFVHGSSMALLVALFGGFALLV from the coding sequence ATGGCTCTCCCGCGTTTCGCGCTCTTGCTAACCATATTGTCACTCACCCTCATAGCATCCTCCATTAATGCTCAATTAGCTCCATCTCCTGCGCCCACGGGCTCCATCTCCCAGCCCCCAACCACCATGACTACTCCCCCACCAACAACCATGGCCACCCCGCCACCAAGTGCTGCAACTCCTCCTCCAACCTCGCCCACAGGCGCCCCAGCACCAAGTACTCCTTCAATGCCTTCCCCGCAGGCTTCCCCTCCAGTTTCATCACCCCCGCCTGCGGAGCAGAACTCTCCATCAGTAAGCCCATCTTCACCCCCTTCGCCTGAAGCACCATCATCAATGCCTGCATCTCCTTCTTCCTCCTCATCACCGGCACCAGGAAGCCCATCTTCACCCACTGCGCCAGCAGGAAACGCTCCGGCCTCACCCTCCGACGGCAGTGCTGCTTTTGTTCATGGAAGCAGCATGGCCTTGTTGGTAGCATTGTTTGGAGGGTTTGCACTCCTTGTTTGA
- the LOC122288812 gene encoding monooxygenase 2 isoform X1: protein MLPTLWLSLSSVLIFHSQTRMLQVRSIKTPRRQPSLTMCGTLEAFSGASMATISCHLLFLNTPRSHPYSHQPHAKPLSHGRPQFQSRIRAKPTSASFIKAQAEAQKEEIVIVGAGIGGLATALSLHRLGLRSLVLEQAESLRTGGTSLTLFKNGWRVLDAIGIGNDLRGQFLEIEGMVVKSEEGRELRSFRFKDEDESQEVRAVERRILLETLANQLPPGVVHFSSKLANIERTENGEIILELVDGTRLFTKILIGCDGIRSSVAKWMGFSEPRYVGHCTFRGLGFYPEGQPFEPKVNYIYGRGLRAGYVPVSRTKVYWFICFNRPSPGPKISDSFVLKNQAKELVKNWPSDLMKIIDLTPDDTVIRTPLVDRWLWPAISPAASDGRAVLVGDAWHPMTPNLGQGACCALEDAVVLARKLANAIKSETESVEGALRSYGTERWPRVFPLTIRANVVGSALQWENPVVCSLRNNLIIPKIVRLGPLLEHTNFECKSL from the exons ATGCTGCCCACCCtctggctctctctctcctcagtTCTCATTTTCCATTCCCAAACCCGCATGTTGCAAGTGAGAAGCATAAAGACCCCTCGCCGACAGCCCTCCCTGACAATGTGTGGAACGCTag AGGCATTTTCTGGAGCATCAATGGCCACGATTTCTTGCCATCTTCTGTTTCTGAACACTCCTCGCTCACACCCATATTCACACCAGCCTCACGCTAAACCACTCTCCCATGGGCGGCCTCAGTTCCAATCCAGAATCAGAGCTAAACCCACTAGTGCATCATTCATCAAAGCTCAAGCCGAAGCTCAAAAGGAGGAAATTGTCATCGTAGGCGCTGGGATTGGTGGGCTTGCCACTGCGTTGTCTCTTCAcag GCTCGGACTTCGTTCATTGGTGCTTGAGCAGGCAGAGTCACTTCGGACTGGTGGAACTTCACTTACTCTTTTCAAGAATGGCTGGCGTGTGTTGGATGCAATAGGAATAGGCAATGATCTCAGGGGACagtttcttgaaattgaagg GATGGTGGTAAAGTCAGAAGAAGGGAGGGAGTTGAGGTCCTTCAGAtttaaagatgaagatgaaag CCAGGAGGTCCGTGCTGTGGAAAGGAGGATACTTTTGGAGACTCTCGCCAATCAGTTGCCACCAGGTGTAGTACATTTTTCTTCAAAGCTGGCCAATATTGAAAGAACTGAAAATGGTGAAATTATCTTGGAACTTGTGGATGGGACTCGACTATTTACAAAG ATCTTAATTGGCTGTGATGGGATCCGGTCTTCAGTAGCCAAGTGGATGGGATTCTCTGaaccgaggtatgtcggccatTGCACTTTCCGTGGCCTTGGATTTTATCCTGAAGGGCAGCCGTTTGAACCAAAAGTCAATTACATATATGGTAGAGGATTGCGAGCTGGATATGTTCCTGTTTCTCGTACAAAAGTATACTGGTTCATCTGCTTTAACAGGCCATCACCAG GTCCGAAAATTAGCGACTCATTTGTGCTGAAGAATCAAGCTAAAGAACTAGTCAAAAACTGGCCTTCAGACCTAATGAAAATTATAGATCTCACACCTGATGACACTGTCATTAGAACACCACTTGTAGACCGTTGGCTATGGCCAGCCATCAGCCCTGCAGCTTCAGATGGCCGAGCGGTTCTAGTTGGAGACGCGTGGCACCCAATGACTCCGAATCTCGGGCAAGGAGCCTGTTGTGCTCTGGAAGATGCAGTAGTTCTGGCAAGGAAGCTTGCCAATGCAATCAAGTCTGAAACAGAATCTGTAGAGGGTGCTCTTAGATCTTATGGAACTGAAAGATGGCCCCGTGTCTTTCCACTAACCATACGTGCAAATGTTGTGGGATCAGCCTTGCAGTGGGAGAATCCGGTTGTGTGTTCTCTTAGGAACAATCTTATCATCCCTAAGATTGTTAGGCTTGGACCATTGTTGGAGCATACCAATTTCGAGTGCAAGTCCCTATAG
- the LOC122288812 gene encoding monooxygenase 2 isoform X2, whose amino-acid sequence MVVKSEEGRELRSFRFKDEDESQEVRAVERRILLETLANQLPPGVVHFSSKLANIERTENGEIILELVDGTRLFTKILIGCDGIRSSVAKWMGFSEPRYVGHCTFRGLGFYPEGQPFEPKVNYIYGRGLRAGYVPVSRTKVYWFICFNRPSPGPKISDSFVLKNQAKELVKNWPSDLMKIIDLTPDDTVIRTPLVDRWLWPAISPAASDGRAVLVGDAWHPMTPNLGQGACCALEDAVVLARKLANAIKSETESVEGALRSYGTERWPRVFPLTIRANVVGSALQWENPVVCSLRNNLIIPKIVRLGPLLEHTNFECKSL is encoded by the exons ATGGTGGTAAAGTCAGAAGAAGGGAGGGAGTTGAGGTCCTTCAGAtttaaagatgaagatgaaag CCAGGAGGTCCGTGCTGTGGAAAGGAGGATACTTTTGGAGACTCTCGCCAATCAGTTGCCACCAGGTGTAGTACATTTTTCTTCAAAGCTGGCCAATATTGAAAGAACTGAAAATGGTGAAATTATCTTGGAACTTGTGGATGGGACTCGACTATTTACAAAG ATCTTAATTGGCTGTGATGGGATCCGGTCTTCAGTAGCCAAGTGGATGGGATTCTCTGaaccgaggtatgtcggccatTGCACTTTCCGTGGCCTTGGATTTTATCCTGAAGGGCAGCCGTTTGAACCAAAAGTCAATTACATATATGGTAGAGGATTGCGAGCTGGATATGTTCCTGTTTCTCGTACAAAAGTATACTGGTTCATCTGCTTTAACAGGCCATCACCAG GTCCGAAAATTAGCGACTCATTTGTGCTGAAGAATCAAGCTAAAGAACTAGTCAAAAACTGGCCTTCAGACCTAATGAAAATTATAGATCTCACACCTGATGACACTGTCATTAGAACACCACTTGTAGACCGTTGGCTATGGCCAGCCATCAGCCCTGCAGCTTCAGATGGCCGAGCGGTTCTAGTTGGAGACGCGTGGCACCCAATGACTCCGAATCTCGGGCAAGGAGCCTGTTGTGCTCTGGAAGATGCAGTAGTTCTGGCAAGGAAGCTTGCCAATGCAATCAAGTCTGAAACAGAATCTGTAGAGGGTGCTCTTAGATCTTATGGAACTGAAAGATGGCCCCGTGTCTTTCCACTAACCATACGTGCAAATGTTGTGGGATCAGCCTTGCAGTGGGAGAATCCGGTTGTGTGTTCTCTTAGGAACAATCTTATCATCCCTAAGATTGTTAGGCTTGGACCATTGTTGGAGCATACCAATTTCGAGTGCAAGTCCCTATAG
- the LOC122289695 gene encoding GTP-binding protein YPTM2-like, with amino-acid sequence MNPDYDYLFKLLLIGDSGVGKSCLLLRFADDSYLDSYISTIGVDFKIRTVEQDGKTIKLQIWDTAGQERFRTITSSYYRGAHGIIVVYDVTDQESFNNVKQWLNEIDRYASENVNKLLVGNKSDLTANKVVSYEAGKAFADEIGIPFMETSAKNSTNVEQAFMAMAAEIKNRMASQPMNNARPPTVQIRGQPVNQKSGCCSS; translated from the exons ATGAATCCTGACTA tGACTATTTGTTTAAGCTTTTGCTCATTGGGGATTCTGGTGTTGGCAAATCTTGCCTGCTTCTGAGGTTTGCT GATGATTCATATCTTGATAGCTACATCAGCACCATTGGAGTTGACTTT AAAATTCGCACCGTGGAACAAGATGGGAAGACCATTAAACTCCAAATT TGGGACACTGCTGGTCAAGAACGTTTTAGGACAATCACTAGCAGCTACTATCGTGGTGCTCACGGGATTATT GTTGTTTACGATGTCACAGATCAGGAGAGCTTCAACAATGTTAAGCAATGGTTGAATGAAATTGACCGCTATGCGAGTGAAAATGTGAACAAGCTTCTAGTTGGCAACAAATCTGACCTAACAGCAAATAAAGTTGTGTCCTATGAGGCAGGCAAG GCATTTGCAGATGAAATTGGGATCCCTTTTATGGAAACAAGTGCTAAAAATTCGACCAATGTCGAACAGGCTTTTATGGCCATGGCTGCTGAAATCAAGAATAG GATGGCAAGCCAACCCATGAACAATGCCAGGCCTCCAACAGTGCAGATTCGGGGACAGCCTGTCAACCAGAAGTCTGGTTGCTGCTCTTCTTGA
- the LOC122289694 gene encoding pentatricopeptide repeat-containing protein At4g16835, mitochondrial, whose product MCAFRIRGNGKPFVSFSFFSLTKRRTSSFSTLTIQNPHAYPNREPIPATFSSHSPQKTHLVPSNNLTQETNTAAATHFPKKSTFSAQPNFSDLISSNKIISSYIRAGDLDCALKVFENMAVKTTVTWNSILAGYSKKPGKMKEACEMFDRIPKPDTVSYNIMLACYLLNTNLDTARAFFDKMPVKDTASWNTMISGFAQNGKMGEAHGLFLVMPTKNSVSWSAMISGYVECGNLESAVELFEIAPVKSVVAWTAMITGYMKFGKIKLAEKMFQGMPMKNLVTWNAMIAGYVDNDRAEDGLKLFRKMVVVGVRPNPSSLSSALLGCSNLSSLHLGKQIHQLVCKSPLYSDTTAGTSLISMYCKCGGLEDAWRLFHEMLTKDVVTWNAMISGYAQHGAGEKAILLFNKMRDERMKPDWITFVAVLLACNHAGLVDLGVRYFDLMVKYYGVEAKPDHYTCMVDLLGRAGRLIQAVDLIKKMPFKPHSAIFGTLLGACRVHKNLELAEYAAKSLLDIDSSSAAAYVQLANVYASMNRWDHVARVRRSMKENNVVKTPGYSWIEVKNIVHEFRSGDRVHPELAFIHEKLRELEKKMKSAGYFPDLEFALHDVGEDQKEQILLWHSEKLAIAFGLIKVPSGTPIRIFKNLRVCGDCHRAAQYISAIERREIIVRDTRRFHHFKDGLCSCGDYW is encoded by the coding sequence ATGTGTGCTTTTAGAATTAGAGGGAACGGAAAACCCTTTGTCTCCTTCAGTTTTTTTTCACTCACCAAACGCCGAACCTCTTCTTTCTCCACTCTCACAATCCAAAATCCACATGCCTATCCAAACAGGGAACCCATTCCCGCCACTTTCTCCTCTCACTCACCACAAAAAACCCACTTGGTTCCCTCCAATAACCTGACACAGGAAACAAACACTGCCGCCGCCACCCATTTTCCGAAGAAATCCACATTCTCTGCTCAACCTAATTTTAGTGATTTGATttcatcaaataaaatcatcagcAGCTATATTCGAGCGGGTGATTTGGATTGTGCTCTTAAAGTGTTTGAAAATATGGCAGTTAAGACTACAGTTACTTGGAATTCAATCTTGGCTGGGTATTCAAAAAAACCCGGGAAGATGAAAGAAGCTTGTGAAATGTTTGATAGAATTCCTAAACCAGATACTGTTTCATACAACATCATGTTAGCTTGTTATTTGCTCAATACTAATCTAGACACTGCAAGGGCTTTCTTTGATAAGATGCCTGTTAAGGATACAGCATCTTGGAATACAATGATTTCAGGTTTCGCTCAGAATGGGAAGATGGGAGAGGCACATGGGTTGTTTTTGGTGATGCCAACGAAGAATAGTGTGTCTTGGAGTGCAATGATCTCGGGGTATGTGGAATGTGGCAATTTGGAATCAGCAGTGGAGTTATTTGAGATAGCTCCAGTTAAGAGTGTGGTGGCATGGACTGCTATGATTACTGGGTATATGAAGTTTGGGAAGATTAAATTGGCAGAGAAAATGTTTCAAGGTATGCCTATGAAAAATTTGGTGACATGGAATGCTATGATTGCAGGTTATGTCGATAATGATCGagcagaagatggtttaaagctTTTTAGAAAAATGGTGGTAGTTGGGGTTAGACCAAACCCATCAAGTTTGAGTAGTGCCTTATTGGGCTGTAGCAATCTATCTTCATTGCATCTGGGTAAACAAATTCATCAGTTGGTTTGTAAGTCTCCGTTATATAGTGATACAACGGCAGGAACTTCATTGATTAGCATGTATTGTAAGTGTGGGGGGTTGGAGGATGCTTGGAGACTGTTTCATGAGATGCTAACAAAGGATGTGGTCACTTGGAATGCAATGATTTCTGGTTATGCTCAACATGGAGCTGGTGAAAAAGCTATCCTTTTGTTTAATAAAATGAGGGATGAGAGAATGAAGCCAGATTGGATTACCTTTGTTGCAGTATTATTGGCTTGCAACCATGCAGGATTGGTAGATCTTGGAGTTCGGTATTTTGATTTAATGGTAAAGTATTATGGAGTTGAAGCTAAGCCGGACCACTATACATGCATGGTTGACCTTCTTGGTCGAGCAGGGAGGCTGATTCAAGCTGTAGATTTGATAAAGAAAATGCCTTTCAAGCCTCATTCTGCCATTTTTGGAACACTTTTGGGTGCTTGCAGGGTCCATAAGAATCTCGAGTTGGCTGAATATGCTGCGAAGAGCTTGCTTGATATTGATTCATCTAGTGCGGCTGCTTATGTTCAACTGGCTAATGTTTATGCATCCATGAATAGATGGGACCATGTTGCTAGAGTTCGAAGatcaatgaaagaaaataatgtaGTGAAGACACCTGGGTACAGTTGGATTGAGGTGAAGAATATTGTTCACGAGTTTAGGTCAGGTGATAGGGTCCACCCGGAATTGGCCTTTATACATGAGAAACTGAGAGAATtggagaagaaaatgaagtCGGCAGGCTATTTTCCAGATCTAGAATTTGCATTACATGATGTTGGGGAAGATCAGAAAGAGCAGATTTTATTATGGCACAGTGAGAAATTGGCCATTGCCTTTGGCCTCATAAAAGTGCCATCCGGGACTCCAATCCGGATCTTTAAAAACTTGAGGGTATGTGGGGATTGCCACCGCGCTGCTCAGTACATATCAGCAATTGAAAGAAGGGAAATCATTGTTCGAGATACTAGGAGGTTCCATCATTTCAAAGATGGTCTTTGTAGCTGTGGTGATTACTGGTGA
- the LOC122289969 gene encoding RGG repeats nuclear RNA binding protein A, which yields MASTNPFHLLGDDDNEDLSQLLAAQQQKLVQPKKPQAQAPAQPAKPAKLPSKPLPPAEAVREGKNEVGRGGGRGGGRGFGRGRGGGFNRDFNNENNSVEKNGLSGGYRSNEEGGAGRPIERHGSGGSRGFFRGGRHGGFNNGEDDEGERPRRIYERRSGTGRGSETKREGAGRANWGTPSDEIAPDAEEPITENDKIVGAEKAMGGENAGDDNKENPDNGSEEKEPEDKEMTLEEYEKVLEEKRKALLALKTQERKVDLDKDFESMQQLSSKKGNDDIFIKLGSEKDKHKEAEKEEKAKKSVSINEFLKPAEGERYNTPGGRGRGRGRGPRGGFIGSNRSNAGAPSIEDQQQFPSLGAK from the exons ATGGCATCCACTAACCCTTTTCATCTCTTGGGTGATGACGACAACGAGGACCTGAGTCAGCTTCTCGCTGCCCAGCAGCAGAAGCTAGTGCAGCCAAAGAAACCCCAAGCCCAAGCTCCTGCTCAGCCGGCTAAGCCGGCCAAACTTCCATCCAAGCCACTACCTCCTGCGGAAGCGG TGAGGGAGGGAAAGAATGAAGTGGGGCGTGGAGGGGGCCGGGGTGGTGGACGTGGATTTgggcgtggacgtggtggtGGCTTTAACCGAGATTTTAACAATGAGAATAACTCTGTCGAGAAAAATGGTTTGTCTGGAGGCTATAGGTCAAATGAAGAAGGAGGAGCAGGGAGGCCCATTGAGAGGCATGGCTCTGGTGGTTCACGTGGTTTCTTCCGTGGTGGTCGTCATGGTGGTTTTAACAATGGAGAGGATGATGAAGGTGAGCGGCCACGTAGGATATATGAACGTCGCAGTGGGACTGGACGTGG GAGTGAGACCAAACGTGAAGGAGCTGGTCGGGCTAACTGGGGGACTCCTTCTGATGAAATAGCTCC GGATGCTGAGGAGCCTATCACTGAAAATGATAAGATTGTTGGTGCTGAGAAGGCAATGGGAGGGGAAAATGCTGGTGATGATAACAAAGAGAATCCTGACAATGGATCTGAGGAGAAGGAACCTGAAGATAAG GAGATGACTTTAGAAGAGTATGAGAAGGTActtgaagagaagagaaaggcTCTGCTTGCACTAAAGACTCAGGAAAGGAAGGTTGACCTGGACAAGGACTTCGAGTCCATGCAGCAGCTCTCAAGTAAGAAGGGCAATGATGACATCTTTATCAAACTG GGTTCTGAGAAGGACAAACATAAAGAggctgaaaaagaagaaaaagcaaaGAAG TCTGTCAGCATAAATGAGTTTCTAAAGCCTGCTGAAGGGGAGAGGTACAATACACCTGGGGGTCGTGGTCGAGGCCGTGGCCGTGGTCCAAGAGGTGGATTTATTGGAAGTAACAGGAGCAATGCAGGAGCACCGTCCATTGAGGATCAGCAGCAGTTCCCCTCCTTGGGTGCTAAAtga